The Parambassis ranga chromosome 19, fParRan2.1, whole genome shotgun sequence genome contains a region encoding:
- the gtf3c6 gene encoding general transcription factor 3C polypeptide 6 → MEEEWEEEEQLVVVELSGVINNDFLSKGKGTCKILDIDSEKPMMQVGQYVFAGEYEDTLGTCVLFEEVPPTGKENHQDLKYMCHTVKKLMMQRIFLTDKKEMEIRTVGDGDSGDGGDSGEQNNTTCQSIEENNDDNKQEDMEEDMNNIDLEDSATS, encoded by the exons atggaggaggaaTGGGAAGAGGAG GAGCAGCTTGTTGTTGTGGAGCTTTCTGGCGTGATCAACAATGACTTTCTGTCCAAGGGAAAGGGAACATGCAAGATACTG GACATTGACAGTGAGAAGCCCATGATGCAGGTTGGGCAGTATGTGTTTGCAGGGGAATATGAAG ACACTCTGGGAACATGTGTACTGTTCGAGGAGGTCCCACCAACAG GGAAAGAAAACCATCAAGACCTCAAATATATGTGCCACACTGTGAAGAAGCTGATGATGCAACGGATCTTTCTTACTGACAAGAAGGAGATGGAAATCAGAACAG TCGGGGATGGTGacagtggtgatggtggtgacaGTGGTGAACAGAACAACACAACCTGTCAGTCCATTGAAGAAAACAATGATGATaataaacaggaagacatgGAAGAAGATATGAACAATATTGATTTGGAAGACTCGGCAACAAGCTGA
- the LOC114451594 gene encoding zinc finger homeobox protein 3-like, with protein MDSGEGGGGDGGGGEERDADLSPQALSLPLLTLAVSPEQGSSSHTSAMAPAKEPLTLPQQGEEGAEGSQAREETQGGEQNEGGRHSEENGVHQKQGMEEICGEGCLSGQRKEEGDTHVGAGEASVTGGLPAAVSSRGREEEKEEEEAISNQSQTKSKCSLLPQQSQHSSSSSTAKASGTLDSKTDASPKPSPFFPISPKHFNCPSSSSALLSETEVKDIKGDQGWISGFPQSFRSQQSSLAFPLAGMEPASAPAEDDGLAGVPHSSISNGVGAKAPEPNDSQLDTEVDDERDKEEQKEAVLKNLNQDLSPNSLTSHMTIMHSRNSCKTLKCPKCNWHYKSQHTLQVHMKEKHPETGGQCVCGASGGKCVCGGASRGVCGYCSSGKPHPRLARGETYACGYKPYRCEVCDYATSSKGNLSIHMQSDKHLNNVQNGGHSNGHTHASHITNNSSSSSNGHTVDEQPYNKLPLSIPTPTTQPAKLTPPAHSHSHHGKRWRCDVCDYETSIARNLRIHTTSEKHTHNMLRLQRGYYLSHCRSLAPQLKHLQNTGAELSLSMRLTSQQVTEQPVTLGSTLTPSPSPSPSPPPAPSLSPTGALSQGVFQCLVCSCFSSDSLESVEQHLNAPRSLPQSEWCSLVAGGCHCRLCGYTTPLRANFSLHCQTDRHRTRYQLAAHLQEGGDRGPEGAALIAKGNPVQLRCNLCDYITSSVEKLRGHSISSHHEASVRVYRFLQQYDGEVDGGSWLFHCLLCNHSSSSKLQVLKHSQTPTHQQREGLLQLQPMGGEELAAIFTIRKSPDGVTGELSEDMETSSETSTGPLDTTKDTCNLGAKKISEDTDETKREEIEKREEREKREKREKKEEREKKESMPSVKRPSSGCGEKENSITTKRPRTHQQNENQQTVQCPLCQVKLPYTHLRQHLTHVHSVAQDCVDKLISTVTSSKEPPQPHVEMEQQTDLCIDGIQKDKMYKNNKENCSSTGDSTASADSQKSKVENTEGDVAAPKDVTALLTPPLEDNTTHPSNGRLAPQSPTQIPPSSPPTSPHGDTPSLSDRHGYRFRCSRCSLAFPTQEKLQLHWQYHAMRAATECPLCSRQCRSQEALQRHMQNTHSQLESTQGQNTLLPPHTVQYMEHNKNSVQQDFSLSPQVGQEAGEGEDDETDEEVQGIEEKEEQREVKIKDKEAAPEVDEGEGELTEQEKGLHEEIVSEPSSSSLVKKSSNPTMDRYLDPSRPYKCTICSESFTQKTILLVHYNSVSHLHRARRALQDSGTTVTAPEAPRGPDPRPYRCRLCGVGYSQSSTLDIHLRSVLHQTRARAAQNPAAQMPASTVAAPATVPNTATQASPAREETSKSLPFTKKPEGVSSSASTLVGPGLVAEAQPTFSNPTDSQQAKKRVAELLASRNQLMLIQQQQIAQAQVQAQLQQHTALLQSQVIQHLGTENLLKQHFSLAPENLLSIQQQLLLPFYLSGDMQLNPEVTVKSPEFSHIMSTTAMTKDQMKTEAKKESKIDEKLTQKQSSAFDQLKDHLQCETKVDAVKRESSVNQVEREPINSIQKEEKEEKLGATQSQKEEVVSPSFNLLGSQCPPPRVPYAAANGEPLKTLLQSYGYELALQYIQSRHRHQEQIASQMIADKQWCTDTNKMGVCLEEEADGLSKQQNVKMEDCNKNKKEDGNGEEEKLQQGKMQNKDKESTHKEKKCCEKGEKCRDCGKFFSDALILKSHQEYIHRMLFPTAALERFSREYRLQYDQMYPLAQLKSGDGSTACPQAAASAPATCSESEPTLEPVKPQVKTLENSPMSSSSGSITKTSATDTDLTIPAPALLPSPPHTQDFQQEAPIPSTSSTAASQITPPMTLSLPKIPMLPISLPQLSIPPLSLPKLPLPPIPFPMELPLLPPVVMQSVALQPQTAWLDSSVNPELAKFYQSQLNPVLLGQQPQLSPALLTQQPQLSPALLGQTPQLSPALLGQPSQPSPIQTGQQSQVSPTTVEQQQSKRTRTRISEEQLSVLRKHFDINSLPSDEELSKISALSQLPHKVIKHWFRNTLFKERQRDKDSPYNFNNPPTTALEESREEGTHNQTLMHSPCSLSPANTSPQPQTIDLQRVEPHRSRRSSRTRFTEQQLETLQGVFEATPYPREEEYDRLSALLSLPNRVIVVWFQNARQRARKNQDRGTDDGLEEQNHLDNIYKQRNACYKNDDDNLDNSCEDEGQGDSQNENSMDLTYEYYSHPDSPALDSSSQSAESEYQTAKGEPTPATEKQEDKITLPRANKSPAPVHTRNKVSDTDIQHKDIVQKTESCAQPEPKLSQESTSEKSQPLAASSSQKTSPATTSLCLSEQGHTNSPPSDQVLEKAADASNGLPSAPESETSHSQLANATASISTETQSQIQLQTQGQFQCNLCPASLPSFQLWQEHQTRHLLAAQSQVQLLHSGFTDRTMPYMMLHPNHTLMASQMLSGAMSQIHPTPTHPMISHLNSLQIKNTLSDHSSNILTSSLTPIKQSTKHIAETGFEGQRGSREVEEEQRRDKRQRTTITPEQLEVLYQRYSLDSNPTRGVLESIARDVGLTRRVVQVWFQNTRARERKGQFRSMGPGSSFSLGLNHLRCPFCRALFKVKSALDAHMRSRHWAEAERAGYNFSIHNGSSGPTGMAMSSVMDRPGPSISSNPITNTGYVISNKQLTMKSSMTSLSSTTNLNNPEEDDDYEEDDAEYPCEEGSSMADQGSPSPEGSGGLSSDWGETQTLQQHHQQQRQRTQMSHFQVLQLKDFYRSHRTPNRHECETLGQELGLPPRVVQVWFQNARAKEKRARSLCSDSAERDDAELSAGAGERDRA; from the exons ATGGACAGcggtgagggaggaggaggggatggagggggaggagaggagagagatgctGACCTCAGTCCCCAGGCTttatctcttcctctcctgacCCTGGCGGTCAGTCCTGAGCAGGGGTCGTCCTCTCATACCTCAGCCATGGCCCCTGCCAAAGAGCCCCTGACCCTGCctcagcagggggaggagggcgCAGAGGGGTCCCAGGCTAGAGAAGAGACCCAGGGAGGTGAGCAGAACGAGGGAGGCCGACACTCAGAGGAGAATGGAGTGCATCAAAAGCAGGGGATGGAGGAGATCTGCGGGGAGGGATGTTTGTCAGggcaaaggaaggaagaaggggATACGCATGTAGGTGCTGGAGAGGCATCAGTTACAGGGGGCCTTCCAGCAGCcgtcagcagcagaggcagagaggaggagaaggaagaggaggaggccatCTCAAACCAAAGCCAAACCAAATCCAAATGTTCTTTATTACCTCAACAGAGCCAGCACAGCTCTTCTTCCAGCACTGCAAAGGCCAGTGGCACACTCGACAGCAAAACAGACGCCTCTCCAAAGCCCTCCCCTTTCTTTCCCATCTCTCCAAAGCACTTCAATTGTCCGTCCTCCTCTTCTGCCCTGCTGAGCGAGACAGAGGTAAAAGACATTAAGGGAGATCAGGGCTGGATTTCTGGGTTTCCTCAGAGCTTTAGATCCCAGCAGTCTTCTCTGGCTTTTCCACTGGCAGGTATGGAGCCTGCCAGTGCACCTGCTGAGGATGATGGGCTGGCAGGGGTTCCTCACTCTTCCATTTCCAATGGAGTTGGTGCCAAAGCTCCAGAACCAAATGACAGCCAGTTAGACACAGAGGTGGATGAcgagagagacaaagaagaaCAGAAAGAAGCTGTCCTTAAAAACCTCAACCAAGACCTCTCTCCTAATTCACTGACTAGTCACATGACCATAATGCACTCACGCAATTCCTGCAAGACCCTGAAATGCCCAAAGTGTAACTGGCACTATAAGTCTCAGCATACACTACAGGTTCACATGAAGGAGAAGCATCCGGAAACGGGAGGCCAGTGCGTGTGTGGCGCCTCTGgggggaagtgtgtgtgcgGTGGTGCGTCACGAGGGGTATGTGGGTATTGTAGTTCGGGGAAACCCCATCCTCGCCTAGCACGGGGTGAAACCTACGCCTGTGGCTACAAGCCCTACCGGTGTGAGGTGTGTGACTATGCTACCTCATCGAAAGGCAACCTCAGCATCCACATGCAGTCGGATAAACACCTTAATAATGTCCAAAATGGGGGACACTCAAATGGTCACACGCATGCCTCTCACATtaccaacaacagcagcagctcctccaacGGTCATACAGTGGATGAGCAGCCATACAACAAGCTCCCACTCTCTATTCCCACTCCTACTACTCAGCCCGCCAAGCTCACACCACCTGCACACTCCCACTCTCATCATGGTAAGCGGTGGCGGTGTGATGTGTGCGACTATGAGACCAGCATTGCCCGCAATCTGCGCATACACACCACCAgcgagaaacacacacacaacatgcttCGGCTCCAGAGAGGTTACTATCTGTCTCACTGCAGGAGCCTTGCCCCACAGCTTAAACACCTACAAAACACGG GTGCAGAGCTCTCCTTGAGCATGAGACTCACCAGTCAACAAGTCACTGAACAACCAGTCACACTTGGGTCTACGCTGACTCCTTCCCCGTCCCCttcaccctctcctcctccagccccaTCTCTGTCCCCAACTGGAGCCCTTAGCCAGGGTGTGTTCCAATGCCTTGTGTGCTCCTGCTTTTCGTCCGACAGCTTAGAGTCTGTGGAGCAGCACCTGAATGCTCCCCGGTCCTTGCCCCAGTCTGAGTGGTGCTCCCTAGTTGCTGGTGGTTGCCATTGCAGACTATGCGGCTACACCACTCCGCTGAGGGCCAACTTCTCCTTGCactgccagactgataggcacCGCACCCGGTACCAGCTGGCTGCTCACCTCCAGGAGGGTGGAGACAGAGGGCCAGAGGGTGCTGCCCTCATTGCTAAGGGCAACCCTGTCCAGCTGAGGTGCAACCTGTGTGACTACATTACCAGCAGTGTGGAGAAGTTACGAGGGCATTCCATTAGCTCACACCATGAGGCCAGTGTCCGGGTTTACAGA TTCCTACAGCAGTATGATGGTGAGGTTGATGGAGGTTCGTGGCTGTTCCATTGCCTTCTATGCAACCACTCCTCCTCTTCTAAACTGCAAGTACTGAAACACAGTCAAACCCCAACCCATCAACAGAGGGAAGGgctactgcagctgcagccaatGGGTGGAGAGGAACTGGCAGCCATTTTCACCATCAGAAAAAGCCCTGATGGTGTCACAG GAGAGCTCAGTGAGGATATGGAAACTTCCAGTGAGACCAGCACTGGTCCTTTGGACACAACCAAAGACACATGTAACTTGGGGGCAAAGAAGATTTCTGAGGATACAG ATGAGACGAAGAGGGAGGAAAtagagaagagggaggaaagagagaagagggagaaaagagagaagaaggaggaaagagagaagaaggagtCAATGCCCTCAGTCAAGCGCCCATCCTCTGGATGTGGGGAAAAGGAAAACTCCATCACAACCAAACGCCCCAGAACACACCAGCAAAATGAGAACCAGCAG ACTGTCCAGTGCCCTTTGTGCCAGGTTAAACTCCCATACACACACCTTCGACAGCAtctcacacatgtgcacagtgTGGCACAAGACTGTGTAGACAAGCTCATCAGCACA gtCACATCTTCCAAGGAACCACCACAGCCTCATGTGGAGATGGAGCAACAGACAGACTTGTGCATAGATGGTATTCAGAAagataaaatgtacaaaaataacaaagaaaaCTGTTCCTCTACTGGGGATTCCACTGCCTCAGCTGATTCACAGAAAAGCAAAG TGGAGAACACTGAAGGAGACGTAGCCGCACCCAAAGATGTCACAGCTCTGCTCACTCCACCCCTAGAAGACAACACCACTCACCCTTCCAATGGCAGACTGGCTCCTCAGTCCCCGACTCAGATCCCCCCTTCCTCTCCGCCCACGTCCCCACACGGTGACACCCCTTCTCTCTCTGATCGCCATGGTTACCGGTTCCGTTGCAGCAGGTGCAGCTTGGCGTTCCCCACTCAGGAGAAGCTTCAGCTGCACTGGCAGTACCATGCCATGAGGGCGGCGACAGAGTGTCCCCTCTGTTCTAGACAATGCCGCAGTCAGGAGGCCTTGCAGAGAcacatgcagaacacacactcacagctggaGAGCACACAGGGTCAGAATACACTTCTGCCACCTCATACTGTGCAATATATGGAGCATAATAAGAATTCAGTTCAGCAAGATTTTAGTTTATCACCTCAAGTGGGTCAAGAAGCAGGAGAGGGTGAGGATGATGAGACAGACGAAGAAGTGCAGGGCATagaggaaaaagaggaacaAAGAGAAGTTAAAATTAAAGACAAGGAAGCAGCCCCTGAGGTTGATGAAGGTGAGGGGGAATTAACTGAGCAAGAGAAAGGGCTGCATGAGGAGATCGTATCAGAACCTAGTTCCAGCTCTCTGGTCAAAAAGAGCTCCAACCCCACAATGGACCGTTATCTGGATCCGTCCAGGCCCTATAAATGCACCATATGTTCTGAATCTTTTACTCAGAAAACAATTCTGCTGGTCCACTATAATTCTGTGTCCCATCTCCACCGGGCTAGACGAGCTCTACAGGACTCTGGTACAACTGTTACTGCACCAGAGGCTCCCCGTGGTCCAGATCCTCGACCCTATCGTTGCCGCTTGTGTGGAGTGGGCTACAGCCAGAGCTCCACACTGGATATACATCTTCGCTCTGTCCTCCATCAGACCAGAGCTCGTGCTGCCCAGAACCCAGCTGCACAGATGCCAGCATCTACTGTAGCTGCTCCAGCTACAGTCCCCAATACAGCTACTCAGGCCTCTCCCGCCAGAGAAGAAACATCCAAGAGTTTGCCTTTCACCAAAAAGCCAGAGGGAGTAAGCTCTTCAGCCTCCACACTAGTAGGTCCTGGCTTAGTTGCCGAGGCACAGCCAACATTCTCTAATCCAACAGACAGCCAGCAAGCTAAAAAGAGAGTGGCGGAGCTGCTCGCATCAAGAAACCAGTTAATGCTgatacaacagcagcagatagCCCAGGCGCAGGTCCAGGCACAGTTACAACAGCATACAGCTCTTCTCCAGTCCCAAGTCATACAGCATCTAGGAACAGAGAATCTTCTTAAACAACATTTCTCCCTGGCACCAGAAAACCTACTGTCTATCCAGCAGCAACTCCTTCTACCCTTTTATTTGTCGGGAGACATGCAGCTCAACCCAGAGGTAACTGTTAAAAGCCCAGAATTTAGTCATATAATGTCTACTACTGCTATGACAAAAGACCAAATGAAGACAGAGGCTAAAAAGGAGTCCAAAATAGATGAGAAACTAACCCAGAAACAAAGTTCAGCTTTTGATCAACTAAAGGATCATTTGCAGTGTGAGACTAAAGTTGATGCAGTCAAAAGAGAGTCATCTGTCAACCAGGTGGAAAGAGAACCCATCAATTCTAttcaaaaggaagaaaaagaagaaaagcttGGTGCTACTCAGAGTCAGAAAGAGGAAGTGGTTTCTCCCTCATTTAATCTTCTTGGGTCACAGTGCCCTCCTCCCAGAGTGCCCTATGCTGCTGCAAATGGGGAACCTCTGAAAACCCTGTTGCAGAGTTACGGCTATGAGTTGGCACTGCAATATATACAAAGTAGACACAGGCACCAGGAGCAGATAGCATCTCAAATGATAGCTGATAAGCAATGGTGCACTGATACAAACAAGATGGGAGTGTGCTTagaggaggaagcagatggGTTGAGTAAACAACAGAATGTAAAGATGGAAGACTGtaacaagaacaaaaaagaagatggcaatggagaggaagagaaattgCAACAAGGGAAAATGCAGAATAAAGACAAGGAAtcgacacacaaagagaaaaaatgcTGTGAAAAAGGAGAAAAGTGTAGAGACTGTGGCAAGTTTTTTTCAGATGCCTTGATTTTAAAAAGCCACCAGGAGTACATTCATAGAATGTTGTTCCCCACTGCTGCACTGGAGAGGTTTTCCAGAGAATACAGGCTGCAGTATGATCAGATGTACCCTCTCGCACAGCTTAAATCTGGAGACGGTTCAACAGCCTGCCCccaagcagcagcttcagcccCCGCCACATGCTCAGAATCAGAACCTACATTGGAACCAGTTAAGCCTCAAGTTAAAACCCTTGAAAACTCACCCATGTCATCAAGTTCAGGATCTATTACGAAAACAAGTGCCACAGATACAGACCTAACTATCCCTGCACCTGCTTTGctaccttctcctcctcacaccCAAGATTTTCAACAGGAAGCTCCTATCCCAAGCACATCTTCTACAGCTGCTTCTCAGATTACACCCCCAATGACTCTTTCTTTACCTAAAATACCTATGCTCCCTATATCCTTGCCTCAGCTTTCTATACCCCCACTATCGCTACCAAAGCTTCCATTACCACCAATTCCATTCCCTATGGAGCTACCTCTCCTTCCTCCAGTTGTGATGCAGTCTGTGGCTCTCCAACCTCAGACTGCTTGGTTAGACTCAAGTGTGAATCCTGAGCTGGCAAAATTCTACCAGTCCCAGCTTAACCCAGTACTTCTTGGGCAACAGCCACAGCTCAGTCCAGCATTGCTAACTCAGCAACCTCAACTTAGTCCAGCTTTGTTAGGTCAAACTCCTCAGCTCAGTCCGGCACTGCTGGGTCAACCTTCCCAACCCAGCCCCATCCAAACAGGACAGCAAAGCCAAGTTAGCCCAACAACTGTTGAACAACAGCAGTCAAAGAGAACCAGAACACGGATCTCTGAAGAACAACTGTCTGTTCTAAGAAAACACTTTGATATCAACAGCCTTCCCAGTGATGAAGAACTCAGCAAGATATCTGCTCTTTCACAGCTGCCTCACAAAGTCATCAAACACTGGTTCCGCAACACCCTATTTAAGGAGCGCCAGCGAGACAAGGATTCCCCTTACAATTTTAATAACCCCCCAACCACAGCCTTGGAGGAGTCCAGAGAAGAAGGAACACACAACCAGACTTTAATGCATTCCCCATGTTCACTGTCCCCAGCCAACACCTCCCCACAACCCCAAACTATAGACCTGCAAAGAGTAGAGCCCCATCGCAGCAGACGCTCTTCCCGAACACGCTTCACAGAGCAACagctggagaccctgcagggagtGTTTGAGGCCACTCCATACCCCAGAGAGGAAGAGTATGACAGGTTGTCTGCTTTGTTGTCTCTTCCTAACAGAGTCATTGTTGTGTGGTTTCAAAATGCAAGACAGAGAGCCCGCAAAAACCAAGACCGGGGGACAGATGATGGATTAGAAGAGCAGAATCATCTTGACAACATATACAAACAGAGAAATGCCTGCTACaagaatgatgatgataatttGGACAACAGCTGTGAGGATGAAGGACAAGGAGACTCTCAGAATGAAAACTCTATGGATTTGACTTATGAGTATTACTCCCACCCTGATTCACCCGCCCTTGATTCTTCCAGTCAAAGCGCTGAAAGTGAGTATCAAACAGCtaaaggtgaaccgacacctgccacagaaaaacaagaagacAAAATAACTCTACCACGGGCTAACAAGAGCCCAGCTCCTGTTCATACTCGGAATAAGGTTTCAGATACAGACATCCAGCATAAGGACATTGTTCAGAAAACCGAGTCTTGTGCACAACCTGAGCCCAAGCTGTCGCAAGAAAGTACTTCAGAAAAATCCCAACCTCTTGCTGCCTCCTCTTCACAAAAAACTTCACCCGCCACCACGTCATTGTGTCTTTCAGAACagggacacacaaacagtccTCCTTCTGACCAAGTTCTTGAAAAGGCTGCTGATGCATCAAACGGGCTCCCTTCTGCTCCAGAGTCTGAAACAAGCCACTCTCAGCTGGCTAATGCCACCGCTAGCATATCCACTGAAACCCAGTCTCAAATCCAGCTCCAAACCCAGGGTCAGTTCCAGTGCAATCTTTGCCCAGCTTCTTTGCCATCGTTCCAGCTGTGGCAGGAACATCAGACCAGACACCTCCTTGCAGCTCAGTCCCAGGTACAGCTCCTCCACTCTGGCTTCACAGACCGAACTATGCCTTACATGATGCTTCACCCCAACCACACCCTAATGGCCAGCCAAATGCTTTCAGGTGCTATGTCCCAGATACACCCTACTCCCACACACCCCATGATTTCACACTTAAACAgcttacaaataaaaaacacactctcagATCACTCAAGTAACATCCTCACCAGTTCCCTAACACCCATTAAGCAGAGTACAAAGCATATTGCAGAGACTGGTTTTGAGGGTCAAAGGGGCAGTAGAGAGGTTGAGGAGGAACAAAGAAGAGATAAACGTCAGAGAACCACCATCACCCCGGAACAGCTGGAAGTGTTGTATCAGCGATACAGCTTGGACTCTAACCCAACCAGAGGAGTGCTTGAAAGCATTGCACGAGATGTGGGCCTCACAAGACGAGTTGTTCAG GTCTGGTTTCAGAATACACgagcaagagagagaaaagggcaGTTCCGGTCAATGGGGCCAGGATCCAGTTTCAGCTTGGGTCTCAACCACCTGCGCTGCCCTTTTTGTAGGGCTCTCTTCAAGGTAAAGAGTGCTCTTGATGCCCATATGAGGTCACGCCACTGGGCAGAGGCTGAAAGAGCAGGCTACAATTTCTCAATACATAATGGATCTAGTGGGCCAACTGGAATGGCGATGTCATCCGTCATGGACAGGCCAGGTCCATCTATCTCTTCCAACCCTATCACAAACACTGGCTATGTGATCAGCAACAAACAGTTAACTATGAAGTCATCTATGACTTCTTTGTCTTCAACGACTAATCTAAACAACCCAGAAGAGGATGATGACTATGAAGAAGATGATGCAGAGTACCCCTGTGAGGAGGGGTCCAGTATGGCTGACCAAGGGTCTCCTAGCCCTGAGGGATCTGGGGGTCTGAGCTCAGATTGGGGTGAGACACAAACTCTGCAGCagcaccatcagcagcagcgcCAAAGGACACAGATGAGCCACTTTCAGGTACTTCAGCTCAAAGACTTCTACCGGAGCCACCGCACACCCAACCGACATGAGTGTGAAACACTGGGCCAGGAGTTGGGACTACCTCCCCGTGTAGTGCAG GTGTGGTTCCAGAATGCCAGAGCAAAGGAGAAGAGGGCCAGGAGTCTGTGCTCTGACTCTGCAGAGAGGGACGACGCTGAGCTGTCAGCAGGGGcaggggagagagacagagcttaG